AGCTTGAAACCCAAAGGCAGGATAAATTCATTGCGATGGGTCAGTATAAATGACTAGTCCTGAAAATCTGATACAGATTATAAGACAAAAATAAATAATTAAACCAGAGCAAATTTTCTTTTGCTTTGGTTTTTATTTTTATAAGTTCTCATTTTAATTTTCGACTGTGTATGCATCTGATTTGGTGTTAAATAATAATTCGAAAAATGAGGACGCAGACCATTGTAAATTTCAATGGATTCATCCACTAATTTTCTTCTTAAAGCATTGTTTATAGAATTCCTGTCAATATTAAATTCCTGCTTTAAAATACCATTAATCCTTTCTGCTACTGCATTTTCATAAGGATCAGAGTTTTGTGTCATACTGCATTTTAATTGATGTTTTTGCAAAACTTTCTGATATTCATTCGAGCAGTATTGTAAGCCACGATCAGAATGATGGATTAATGAGCCTGCCATACCTTTGTGTTTCTTTAAAGCTCTTTTCAATGCTACAAGACTACTCTCTGTATTTAAATTATCTGCTACAAAATGTCCCACTATTTTCTTGGAATATGCATCGGTTATTAAACTTAAATAACTTGGATTTTTCCTGTTCCCAATATAAGTAATATCTGCAACCCAAACCTGATTGGGTTTTGTTATCTGATAGTCTAGGATCAAATTTTTATGCTTTCTGAAACGATGATGGGAGTTGGTAGTAACATGGTAATTTTTCTTGGGTATAATCAATAAATGATTCGCTCTTAGGATGTCAAAAAATTTATCTCTTCCTACTTTGATAGAACTTAGTGATTCTTTTAAAATAAAATATAGTTTCCTTGCTCCTAATCTGGGCATTTTAATACGAATACCCTCCACAAGATCTACAACCTCTGAAGCCCTGTTCCTACAGACTTTTGTACGCTTGATACTTCTATAATAGATTTGTCTATTTAACCCTAACAATCCACAAGTAAAAATCAAAGTTTCTTTTTCTTTACTGCGGAAGTAATCGATTGTTCGGGTGGTGAATTTTTTCGAATATCAATGTGATATTCTTTCTCTGCAAGTTGAATCATCATATCAAAAAATATCACTTTTTTATCAGCAATATAAGCCTGTTTTTCCAAGAAGGCTTTCTGTTTTTCAAGAAGCTTAACTTCTGCTTCTAATTCCATAATACGTTGTTCAGGTGTCTTTTCCATAGCATAAGGTCTTTGGTTTTCCCAATCAAAGTTACCATATTTTCTCAGCCAATTTAAAATAGTCCCGTGGGATTGTATACCATACTTCTTGCGACTAGCGGTAATGGTAGATGCTCCAGATTCAACTTCTTTTACTATTTGAAGTTTTAAACTTAAACTGTAATCTTTTTGTGTACGTTTGATGTACACAGATTTTAATTGTTCTTCCATAACGATTTGTTTTTATGTATCGCTATTTCAGGACTAGACAAAAGGATAAAAATAAAAAAGGTTAAGAATTTCTTCTTAACCTTTTTTTATTTTAGTAATCTTCTTTCCTAATCAGCTACATTAAGTGCAATCTCAATATCCTGATCAATTCTTTTTACAGAAGAATATTTTGCATCACATACCATCGTTGTCATTACATATTCTCCTTTATCTATCAATATAAAGTTTTGTCCTTTCGCGGGTACACTCAGATTATAATATTTTTTACCGCTTATTTTTACAACCAGATTACAGGAAGAACGGTTTTTAATATTAATATAGGCTTCATTCTTATTAGCATCATTATTAAACATATGCGTAAGCATAGCCGCTGTTCTTTTGGCTTCTTCACTCGGCTCAGATTTACTAACCCCAGCGCTTTTTGCAGATCCTACCGCAGCATAGCTTGTTCTTCTTTCTTCTTTTAAAGCTTCTATAGCTGCTGCTGTGTTATTATTAACGGCAGCTTTACCGTTGGTAGCAGCCGGTTTATTTACAGCAACTGTTCTCCCGCTGTTCAGTTCATTATTTTTAACAATATTTTCTATTTTATCTTTACTGATGGGCTTAATCGTAGGTTTTGCTTCAGGAGAATTATTGGCCATAATCATATCGATCAGCTTTCTTTTAAAATAATCAGCCTTAGCATGTCCCGGATTCTGTTTCAGGAAACCGGCAATAACCCGGGCTTCTTTTGAGGACTCTGCATCCTGCTCGGTATAAATGATCACTGTTTCTTTTTCAACAACAGCTTTAGATTTTGTTTTTTTCTTTTTTTGGGAAAAACCAAGAGAGAAAATGCATATAAACAGGAGAAAGAAGATTTTTTTCATTAATCAAATCTTTAAAATAGTATTAAATATATTAATAACGTGAAAAGTCATTTTTTAGTTTATCATTAAAATCATTATCTTTGCACTGCTCTAAATTTAAGCTAAAAATTAATACTAATCTTAAATAAAAAATAATAGATATTATGTCTTATACACCAGTTGCTGCAGACGTAGCGAAATTAAGAAACCAAACAGGTGCAGGTATGATGGACTGCAAGAAAGCTCTAGTTGAAGCTGAAGGAGACTTCGAAAAAGCAGTAGATATCCTTAGAAAGAAAGGACAAAAAGTTGCGGCTAACAGAGCGGACAGAGAGTCTAGTGAAGGAGCTGTAATCGCAAGAGTAAACGAAGACAATACTTTAGGTGTTGTAATCTCTCTAAACTGCGAAACTGACTTTGTTGCTAAAAACGAAGCGTTCATCGAGTTAGCTTACGAATTAGCTGAAATGGCAATTTTCGCTGCAACTAAAGAAGAACTTTTAGCTACTGATTTCCACGGGTTAACTGTTGCTGAAAAATTAATTGAGCAAACAGGAGTTATCGGTGAAAAAATCGAGATCGGTTCTTTCGAAAGAATCCAGGGGAATTTCTTAGGAGCTTACATCCACGCTGGAAACAAAATTGCTGCTATCACTTCTCTTTCTGCTAAAGTAGACGGAGCTGACGAAGCTGCTAAAGCTGTTTCTATGCAGGTTGCTGCTATGAATCCAATCGCTTTGGATGAAACTCAGGTTTCTCAGGAAACTATTGATAAAGAATTAGAGATCGAAAGAGAACTACTTATCAAAGAAGGTAAGCCAGAAAACATTATCGACAATATCCTTAAGGGTAAAATGCAGAGATTCTACAAAGACAACACATTGGTACACCAGTCTTTCATTAAAGACGGAAGTATCTCAGTTGCTGATTATGTAAAATCTGTAAACGGAGACCTAAAGGTAACAGGATTTGTAAGAGTAAGCTTAGCTTAATCAATCTTTCAAAAAATATTGAATCCCGGTGAATTTTCACCGGGATTTTTTCATGAATAAAAGTTGCAATTATTAACAGAATATGACGTGTATTTTAAATATTCAACATTTACATAATAATCACATTTTCAAAGTTTTTTTTGTATAAAAAATAGATTATTAATGCTTAAATTTGCGGCCCCTTATAATAACGCATGAAAAAATTTCTACTAGCTATTTGTGCTTTTCTTTGTTTATTAGTTAATGCACAATTGGATACTGAGCACTGGTTTGCTCCTATGTCGGCAAGCAATCTTCAGGGAACGCCAAAAGGTTACCTGTATCTTTCGACTAACGAAATCACCCCTTTCCCTGTACAGGTTTACAACAATAACAATGTCATCACTACTGTTCAGGTAAGTAAAGGAAACCCCGCACAGGTCACCATCGCCAATAACATGATGATCGCCTCTATTCCATCCGGACTTTTCAATCAAACTTCAATGGGACTGTATGTAAAAGGAAATAAAAAATTCTTTGCCAGCTACAGATTTACAGTTTCAGATCAGGCTGAATTTATTACTTCCAAAGGATCTGCAGGACTAGGCAAAACATTTTTTGTAGGTATGGCTCCTAATACCACTGCCAAGCCCTATGTAAACTCAACAATTGGCGTTACTGCTACAGAAGACAATACCACAGTAACCATATCAGGCTATAACCCTGCTGTTGTTTTCTCTGATGGTATTTCAGCTCCGTCAAGAACTTTTACCATTAATAAAGGTAAGTCATATATTCTTGAAGCACAGAGTAATCTTAATCCCAACAACTTAACAGGATTGGTAGGAGCAAAAATAACGGCCACTAAACCAATATCTGTAACTAACGGAAATTTCAACAGTATTTATACTACTCAAAACAATACTAACGTAGATGTGCTGATGGACCAGTCAGTTCCTGTTGAAAGATTAGGAAAAGATTTTATAATGGTAAAAGGAAATGGACCGGCCAATTCAGGAATGGAAGCTGCTGTAGTAGTTGCCACAGTGAACAACACCAAGCTTACTGTCAATGGAACTCTCTTAAATGCTGTAACTCTAAATGCCGGACAATACTATGTTGTTCAGGGTACAAATTACATCAATCAGGGAACCGGAAACTTCAACATGAGTATTTCCGCCAACAACAATGTATATGTATACCAGTTACTTGCAGGAACTGCCACAGGTAATATTTATGCTACAGGAGGAATGAATTTTATTCCCCCTTTAAGCTGTTTTTTACCTAAAGAGATTAATGAGATTGGCTCCATTAATAAAATAGGAAATGATACGTTTAATACAAGACTTAATATCATTACTCAGGCAGGTGCTGCTGTGACAGTGAATGGTGCACCAATTGCCGCGGGTAATGGTCCTGCCCCGGTAGCAGGAAATTCTAACTGGGTTACTTACTCTATTCCAAGTGTGACGGGAAATATTACCGTGAACTCTACAAAACCTGTTACCGCAGGAATTGCGGCAGGAAACGGAGCAGTAGGATATGGAGGCTATTTTGCGGGATTCTCTTCTGTACCGGTAATTACCAAAACAGGAGACTGCTATAATGGAGTGCTTCTTTCAGTAGAGACAGGTTTTGATGCCTACCAATGGTACCTGAACGGAACTCTTATTACTGGAGCAACCTCTCCTTCTATCAACCCGGATTTGTATGGGACCGGAATATACACCTGTTATATTACTAAAAACAACTGTGAATCAAGGCTTACTGCAGATTTTGACTATACAGCATGTCCTCCTATTACAACTACAACTTATGATATTGGATCATGTAATACGAAAGTAATTACTCCTGTATTTACTAATTCTCCTCAGGCTGTTGATCCTTCCAATACAAGTATTATTGTACATCCTACCAACGGAACAGTCTTTGTAAACCCTACAACAGGGCAAATTACTTACACTCCGAATGCAGGGATTACTACTGATATTACAGATACATTTACCTATTATATTCAGGGAACTGGAAATCCGGCTTCATTTGAATATTTTAAGATTATCGTGAATACGCATATTCTTCAAACGACTAACGCTTCTTTAACTACTTGCTCTACTACTAATGGCAATGGGACTTTCAACCTGACAACAGCCAATGTAACTTCGACTCCAAATACTACTGTAACCTATTTCACCAATGCTAACTTAACAGGGCCAATAGCAACACCAGCTTCTTATACAGGACCTTCAGGAACAGTGTATGCGAATGTAACAGCATATGGATGCTCTAAAGTTGCTACGATAACATTAACTACTTATCCTACTCCAAATAT
This genomic window from Chryseobacterium sp. MEBOG06 contains:
- a CDS encoding IS3 family transposase, whose protein sequence is MIFTCGLLGLNRQIYYRSIKRTKVCRNRASEVVDLVEGIRIKMPRLGARKLYFILKESLSSIKVGRDKFFDILRANHLLIIPKKNYHVTTNSHHRFRKHKNLILDYQITKPNQVWVADITYIGNRKNPSYLSLITDAYSKKIVGHFVADNLNTESSLVALKRALKKHKGMAGSLIHHSDRGLQYCSNEYQKVLQKHQLKCSMTQNSDPYENAVAERINGILKQEFNIDRNSINNALRRKLVDESIEIYNGLRPHFSNYYLTPNQMHTQSKIKMRTYKNKNQSKRKFALV
- a CDS encoding DUF6759 domain-containing protein, whose protein sequence is MKKIFFLLFICIFSLGFSQKKKKTKSKAVVEKETVIIYTEQDAESSKEARVIAGFLKQNPGHAKADYFKRKLIDMIMANNSPEAKPTIKPISKDKIENIVKNNELNSGRTVAVNKPAATNGKAAVNNNTAAAIEALKEERRTSYAAVGSAKSAGVSKSEPSEEAKRTAAMLTHMFNNDANKNEAYINIKNRSSCNLVVKISGKKYYNLSVPAKGQNFILIDKGEYVMTTMVCDAKYSSVKRIDQDIEIALNVAD
- the tsf gene encoding translation elongation factor Ts; the encoded protein is MSYTPVAADVAKLRNQTGAGMMDCKKALVEAEGDFEKAVDILRKKGQKVAANRADRESSEGAVIARVNEDNTLGVVISLNCETDFVAKNEAFIELAYELAEMAIFAATKEELLATDFHGLTVAEKLIEQTGVIGEKIEIGSFERIQGNFLGAYIHAGNKIAAITSLSAKVDGADEAAKAVSMQVAAMNPIALDETQVSQETIDKELEIERELLIKEGKPENIIDNILKGKMQRFYKDNTLVHQSFIKDGSISVADYVKSVNGDLKVTGFVRVSLA
- a CDS encoding T9SS type B sorting domain-containing protein, whose translation is MKKFLLAICAFLCLLVNAQLDTEHWFAPMSASNLQGTPKGYLYLSTNEITPFPVQVYNNNNVITTVQVSKGNPAQVTIANNMMIASIPSGLFNQTSMGLYVKGNKKFFASYRFTVSDQAEFITSKGSAGLGKTFFVGMAPNTTAKPYVNSTIGVTATEDNTTVTISGYNPAVVFSDGISAPSRTFTINKGKSYILEAQSNLNPNNLTGLVGAKITATKPISVTNGNFNSIYTTQNNTNVDVLMDQSVPVERLGKDFIMVKGNGPANSGMEAAVVVATVNNTKLTVNGTLLNAVTLNAGQYYVVQGTNYINQGTGNFNMSISANNNVYVYQLLAGTATGNIYATGGMNFIPPLSCFLPKEINEIGSINKIGNDTFNTRLNIITQAGAAVTVNGAPIAAGNGPAPVAGNSNWVTYSIPSVTGNITVNSTKPVTAGIAAGNGAVGYGGYFAGFSSVPVITKTGDCYNGVLLSVETGFDAYQWYLNGTLITGATSPSINPDLYGTGIYTCYITKNNCESRLTADFDYTACPPITTTTYDIGSCNTKVITPVFTNSPQAVDPSNTSIIVHPTNGTVFVNPTTGQITYTPNAGITTDITDTFTYYIQGTGNPASFEYFKIIVNTHILQTTNASLTTCSTTNGNGTFNLTTANVTSTPNTTVTYFTNANLTGPIATPASYTGPSGTVYANVTAYGCSKVATITLTTYPTPNINTNNFNANICDDNFDGIVSVNFANVTPQIVTNPANFLVRYYLTQADANAGNNNTLPANWTFTANTTVYINVTGLVGECPAAFGQINFTIGNKVSLITGTAKVDICDNDLNGSEVVNLNDYKGLFTTDPTVILSFYTSLANAQAGINPISASQTLTSAGTFYVRFQSSTACPNTAVLTLALKSPKKSERLHDQVICSNDKIVLDAGPGFSSYLWSTGATSQSISAGAGNYYVDLGFNGCVYRQYVNVTTSQAPIIAKIDVIGTTATVSVTGGTPPYKYSLNGFDYQASNVFTGLSRGLHTMYVLGSDGCHHVTKEFLVINLINTITPNGDGINDVLNYSELRIKKNVSIEVADRYGASVYKSSEKNYMWDGKSNGRNLPTGTYWYVIKWTEPDTQLPVSYSGWLLIKNRE